The following are encoded in a window of Kitasatospora fiedleri genomic DNA:
- a CDS encoding DedA family protein → MLLSSSALLAVNPLDAGSLLGAFGALGIAVVMFAETGLLVGFFLPGDSLLFTAGLLCTTGAHSGPHLNLAQVLAAAVVGALAGAQTGYLIGRRGGRALLARSRGRRLHEGAERAEEILDRYGHAKAVVLARFVPVVRTVLNPLAGALGVSARTFTLWQVVGGLVWTVGLVLAGYALGSSVPNVDRYLLPIVALVIVVSLLPLALELLRSRRRAGSR, encoded by the coding sequence GTGCTGCTCTCCTCGTCGGCCCTACTGGCCGTCAACCCGCTGGACGCGGGCTCGCTGCTGGGCGCGTTCGGTGCGCTGGGCATCGCGGTGGTGATGTTCGCGGAGACCGGCCTGCTGGTCGGCTTCTTCCTGCCCGGCGACTCGCTGCTGTTCACCGCGGGCCTGCTCTGCACTACCGGGGCGCACAGCGGCCCCCACCTGAACCTCGCCCAGGTCCTCGCCGCGGCCGTGGTCGGCGCCCTGGCCGGGGCGCAGACCGGCTACCTGATCGGACGGCGCGGCGGGCGCGCCCTGCTCGCCCGCTCGCGCGGCAGGCGCCTGCACGAGGGCGCCGAGCGCGCCGAGGAGATCCTCGACCGCTACGGCCACGCCAAGGCCGTCGTCCTGGCCCGCTTCGTGCCCGTCGTGCGCACCGTCCTCAACCCGCTGGCCGGCGCGCTCGGCGTCAGCGCCCGCACCTTCACCCTCTGGCAGGTCGTCGGCGGCCTGGTGTGGACCGTCGGCCTGGTCCTGGCCGGCTACGCGCTGGGCTCCTCGGTGCCCAACGTCGACCGCTACCTGCTGCCCATCGTCGCCCTCGTCATCGTCGTCTCGCTGCTGCCGCTCGCGCTGGAGCTGCTGCGCTCGCGCCGCCGGGCCGGGTCCCGATGA
- a CDS encoding response regulator transcription factor, producing the protein MRVLVVEDERRLALALKHGLEVEGFEVDVVHDGLSGLARATDHSYDVVVLDIMLPGLNGYRVCARLRAAGSDAGILMLTAKDGEWDEAEALDTGADDYLSKPFSFVVLVARLKALARRIGSRAPQRTVLGDLVVDSAARTCTRAGTPVALTPREFALLDHLARRAGEAVSKRDLLEEVWDAAADGDPNTVEVHISALRRKIDTPFGRAAVQTVRGSGYRLAADGG; encoded by the coding sequence ATGCGCGTACTGGTGGTGGAGGACGAACGGCGGCTGGCCCTGGCGCTCAAGCACGGCCTGGAGGTCGAGGGCTTCGAGGTCGACGTCGTGCACGACGGGCTGTCCGGTCTCGCCCGGGCCACCGACCACTCCTACGACGTGGTCGTCCTCGACATCATGCTGCCGGGCCTGAACGGCTACCGGGTGTGCGCGCGGCTGCGGGCCGCCGGCAGTGACGCCGGCATCCTGATGCTCACCGCGAAGGACGGCGAGTGGGACGAGGCCGAGGCGCTGGACACCGGGGCCGACGACTACCTGTCCAAGCCGTTCTCCTTCGTGGTGCTGGTCGCCCGGCTCAAGGCGCTGGCCCGCCGGATCGGCTCCCGCGCGCCGCAGCGCACCGTGTTGGGCGACCTGGTGGTCGACTCCGCCGCCCGCACCTGCACCCGCGCGGGCACCCCGGTCGCGCTCACGCCGCGCGAGTTCGCCCTGCTCGACCACCTCGCCCGCCGCGCGGGGGAGGCCGTCTCCAAGCGCGACCTGCTCGAAGAGGTCTGGGACGCCGCCGCCGACGGCGACCCCAACACCGTCGAGGTCCACATCAGCGCGCTGCGCCGCAAGATCGACACCCCGTTCGGCCGCGCCGCCGTCCAGACCGTGCGCGGCTCCGGCTACCGACTGGCGG
- a CDS encoding MucR family transcriptional regulator, which produces MIAGGRTGARAPGGRPAGPRTDHPDFGTLVRDEGADLVVCHVCGQGFRALGSHLRSHGLSADEYRTRYGLRRLRSLSSRALARRRSVRQAADFRTSAELRERLATGHAMSRSGELRRAAANRAGKPQPEELVRTRAAQLDAGRRTQSTRRARRLREALDELGFDDLEDALRTLYVRREGGVDAVAAHLRVGRARVRALLEEYGIPLRPTGVNSAAGRRSRVGLNDAHAARRVGAHDIRQWLAERRAAGATLGDLAGETGRSIPWVAARLDGRRSDGAVRSYRP; this is translated from the coding sequence GTGATCGCAGGCGGCCGGACCGGAGCGCGGGCCCCGGGCGGCCGGCCGGCCGGACCCCGCACCGACCACCCGGACTTCGGCACGCTCGTACGCGACGAGGGCGCCGACCTGGTGGTGTGTCACGTGTGCGGGCAGGGCTTCCGCGCCCTGGGCTCCCACCTGCGCAGCCACGGCCTGAGCGCCGACGAGTACCGCACCCGCTACGGCCTGCGCCGTCTCCGCTCGCTGAGTTCGCGGGCCCTGGCCCGACGCCGGTCCGTGCGCCAGGCGGCGGACTTCCGCACCTCGGCCGAGCTGCGCGAGCGGCTCGCGACCGGCCACGCCATGTCCCGCTCCGGAGAACTCCGGCGGGCCGCGGCGAACAGGGCGGGCAAGCCGCAGCCGGAGGAACTGGTCCGCACCCGCGCGGCCCAGCTGGACGCCGGACGCCGCACCCAGTCCACCCGCAGGGCGCGACGACTGCGCGAAGCCCTCGACGAGTTGGGCTTCGACGACCTCGAAGACGCCCTGCGCACCCTCTACGTCCGCCGGGAGGGCGGCGTCGACGCGGTCGCCGCCCACCTGCGCGTGGGACGGGCCAGGGTGCGCGCCCTGCTGGAGGAGTACGGGATTCCCCTGCGCCCCACGGGGGTGAACTCCGCCGCCGGACGCCGCTCCCGGGTCGGGCTCAACGACGCGCACGCCGCCCGCCGGGTCGGCGCCCACGACATCAGGCAGTGGCTGGCCGAGCGCCGGGCGGCCGGCGCGACCCTGGGTGACCTCGCCGGGGAGACCGGGCGCAGCATCCCGTGGGTCGCGGCCCGGCTCGACGGGCGGCGGTCGGACGGTGCCGTCCGCTCCTACCGCCCGTAG
- a CDS encoding YcnI family protein, producing the protein MRSVSARRLAGSVVLAAAAVAAAAVPAFAHVTVQPGTATQGSYTAVAFRVPDESDTASTTALEVDLPTDHPVASVSVQPVPGWTAAAERTKLATPLKTDDGDEITEAVTKITWTADATGKIGPGQFQEFKVSLGPLPTDTDKLVFKALQTYDDGTVVRWIEEGKEGQPEPQHPAPVLTLTKAGAGTSADAHGMAAPAAAPAAAPAHAGSDSTARILGVVGIVVGVAGAALGALGLRRRPSA; encoded by the coding sequence ATGCGTTCTGTTTCCGCCCGCCGCCTCGCCGGCTCCGTCGTCCTCGCCGCCGCCGCCGTCGCGGCGGCCGCCGTCCCGGCCTTCGCGCACGTCACCGTCCAGCCCGGCACCGCCACCCAGGGCTCGTATACCGCCGTCGCGTTCCGCGTGCCGGACGAGAGCGACACCGCCTCCACCACCGCGCTGGAGGTCGACCTGCCCACCGACCACCCGGTGGCTTCGGTGTCCGTCCAGCCCGTGCCCGGCTGGACCGCCGCCGCCGAGAGGACCAAGCTGGCGACCCCGCTCAAGACCGACGACGGCGACGAGATCACCGAGGCCGTCACGAAGATCACCTGGACCGCCGACGCCACCGGCAAGATCGGGCCCGGCCAGTTCCAGGAGTTCAAGGTCTCGCTCGGCCCGCTGCCCACCGACACCGACAAGCTGGTCTTCAAGGCCCTGCAGACCTACGACGACGGCACCGTGGTGCGCTGGATCGAGGAGGGCAAGGAGGGTCAGCCCGAACCCCAGCACCCCGCCCCGGTGCTGACCCTCACCAAGGCCGGCGCCGGCACCAGCGCGGACGCCCACGGCATGGCCGCCCCCGCGGCGGCTCCCGCCGCGGCCCCGGCGCACGCCGGCTCCGACTCCACCGCCCGAATCCTGGGCGTGGTCGGCATCGTGGTCGGCGTCGCCGGTGCCGCCCTCGGCGCGCTCGGCCTGCGCCGCCGCCCGTCCGCCTGA
- a CDS encoding phosphatase PAP2 family protein: MTAPAHAQPLALDGRPLDGGLYLRIDHWAQRLPVPLQHTVTLYSTLGLLLLAALMVLAWWRARRADSTAVARALAAPLTVAAAFAADLVLKSVLREPRPCQVLDAGRTLEACPAAGDWSLPSNHTVIVFAGAAALWLVDRRLGALALLSAAAMGAERVLAGVHYPHDVLLGALLGTAAGYGLTRLAGRGAPLVERARDGRLRRWLTA; encoded by the coding sequence ATGACCGCCCCCGCGCACGCGCAGCCGCTCGCGCTCGACGGCCGTCCCCTCGACGGCGGCCTGTACCTGCGGATCGACCACTGGGCCCAGCGTCTGCCCGTCCCGCTCCAGCACACCGTCACCCTCTACTCCACCCTCGGGCTGCTGCTGCTCGCCGCCCTGATGGTGCTGGCCTGGTGGCGCGCCCGCCGCGCCGACAGCACGGCGGTGGCCCGCGCGCTGGCCGCACCACTCACCGTCGCCGCCGCCTTCGCCGCCGACCTGGTCCTGAAGTCGGTGCTGCGCGAGCCGCGCCCGTGCCAGGTCCTGGACGCCGGGCGCACCCTGGAAGCCTGCCCGGCCGCCGGGGACTGGTCGCTGCCCAGCAACCACACCGTCATCGTCTTCGCGGGCGCGGCCGCCCTGTGGCTGGTGGACCGCCGCCTCGGCGCGCTCGCCCTGCTGTCGGCCGCCGCCATGGGCGCGGAACGGGTCCTGGCCGGCGTCCACTACCCGCACGACGTCCTGCTCGGCGCGCTCCTGGGCACCGCCGCCGGTTACGGCCTCACCCGGCTCGCCGGACGCGGCGCGCCCCTGGTGGAGCGGGCCCGCGACGGCAGGCTGCGCCGGTGGCTGACCGCGTGA
- a CDS encoding alpha-N-acetylglucosaminidase C-terminal domain-containing protein, with translation MRYDWMRYDPGTVRAALDALLKVDPALRSGDAYRYDLVDTARQALANRSRDLLPLIGDAHRAGDLTGFRALAAEWNTDEADLDRLTGTDARFMVGPWIAQAVSFGATPAERDQLQYDARSLLTTWGGRNVSEANGLHDYATRDWSGPVADVHAKAWSAYLASPDTALVTGSAPAPVDFFAIEDAWAKSTNTYPTTPTGDAYAIASAIAASLPASAPTGAVTGIAGKCADVTGSSSTDGTGLQLWPCNRTAAQTWQLVGDGTLRARGTCMSVRGGATTAGTAVELSGCTANPNQRWTLPQ, from the coding sequence ATGCGCTACGACTGGATGCGCTACGACCCCGGCACCGTCCGCGCGGCCCTCGACGCCCTGCTGAAGGTGGACCCGGCGCTGCGCTCCGGCGACGCCTACCGGTACGACCTGGTGGACACGGCCCGCCAGGCGCTGGCCAACCGCAGCCGGGACCTGCTGCCGCTGATCGGCGACGCCCACCGCGCGGGCGACCTGACCGGGTTCCGCGCCCTGGCGGCCGAGTGGAACACGGACGAGGCCGACCTCGACAGGCTCACCGGGACGGACGCCCGCTTCATGGTCGGCCCGTGGATCGCGCAGGCCGTCTCCTTCGGCGCCACACCGGCCGAACGCGACCAACTCCAGTACGACGCCCGGTCGCTGCTGACCACCTGGGGCGGCCGGAACGTCTCCGAGGCCAACGGCCTGCACGACTACGCGACCCGGGACTGGTCCGGTCCGGTGGCGGACGTCCACGCCAAGGCGTGGTCGGCCTACCTGGCGTCCCCGGACACCGCGCTGGTCACCGGCAGCGCACCGGCGCCGGTGGACTTCTTCGCCATCGAGGACGCCTGGGCGAAGTCGACGAACACCTACCCGACGACGCCGACCGGCGACGCGTACGCCATCGCCTCGGCGATCGCCGCCTCGCTGCCCGCCTCGGCCCCCACCGGGGCGGTCACCGGCATCGCCGGCAAGTGCGCCGACGTCACCGGCAGCAGCAGCACCGACGGCACCGGCCTGCAACTGTGGCCCTGCAACCGGACGGCCGCCCAGACCTGGCAGCTCGTCGGCGACGGCACCCTGCGCGCCCGCGGCACGTGTATGAGCGTCCGCGGCGGCGCCACCACCGCCGGGACGGCCGTCGAACTCTCCGGCTGCACCGCCAACCCCAACCAGCGGTGGACGCTGCCGCAGTAG